The DNA segment CTGGCAAGACATTAAGGTGGCACCGGCAAACAAAACCGGTAAAATTAATTTCAATTTACCCATTTTTAGTATTTAGGATTTTGGGACAACTTGGGGTTTAAATCACGTTCTCCCTGAGGGATTGGGTAAAGCTCATGCTTATTGTCGACAAAGTTTGTTCCAGCTACATAAGGATAAGCAGCCCTGTAAACTTTAAGCGCTGCCTGTGCAGCCCTTAAGCTTGGCCCTAAAATATTCCACCTGATCAGGTCAGATTTTCTGGTGCCTTCAAAACAGAGTTCATAAGCACGCTCTGTTTGCAGTTTGGCAAGAAATGTATCTTTGTTTAAACCAGCAGGCAAATCGACCGCAGCATTTACCGTAGTCAGGGGTTTACCAAATCCCCTTCTGCGCACCATGTTTACAGCAAGATAAGCATCACTATTAGGCCCTTCGTTTATTTCATTTTCTGCTTCGGCCCGCATTAACAAAATATCGGAATAACGCAATAAAGTCCAGTTGATGTCTGTATTGTTTAAATCTTTAGGCCCGGTATTCTGCCAGTCGCGTCTCCATTTACCCGGCGCCCACTTGGAGTCGTTGGTACCGGTAAATTCTATCTTTGCCGCATTTACGTCCAGCTGATAGGTTCCTACCGCAACATCTCTTCTCAAATCACCAGTTGCATAACTTTTCTGGAATAAGGCAGTGGTTTTGTAAAAAGAATTTGCCCTGCCGTAAGGATTTTTATCAGCTGCTACCGGGGCATTCCAGGTGCCTATAACACCACTGTTTGCCAAACCGCCATCAAGATTATACAAGGCCACTTCATACATGCTTTCCTTAGGTTCAAGGATCAGTTTACAGTGGTTTCTAAAAATCTGCTCATAGCTGGAGTTCAGTACATGCTCTCCCGATTCCATAACCTCCTTTGTTTCCTTTAAAGTGATGGCATAATAATCTTTGTACTTAGCCGGGCGCTCCATCAGTTCATTTGCCCTTAAGGAATAACCTGCCCTGTACAACGCTGCCCTTGCCAGCATACCCTTGGCCGCCCCTTTACTAATCCGCTCATCCACAGGCTTCTGGGAAGCCCACGGCAAATCCGGAATCGCTTCGTTCATGTCTTTGAACACCTGGTCGTACACCAGCTCACGATCAGTTCTGGGCAGTTGCAGGTCATCTGTAGCTGCTGTAGGCTTCAGTT comes from the Pedobacter heparinus DSM 2366 genome and includes:
- a CDS encoding RagB/SusD family nutrient uptake outer membrane protein, which codes for MNKYFKTTAIRTVKLMVVASAILVMPTSCKKWLEEKPTSYYAADTFFKDANEAKMAVLGIYESMSNNNTYGFYMSLVFDIDSDIAQMDGTGLSNDPRVAAHYAMTPVHIYVAACWQLLYKGIDRANLVIERIPEMDLYKNGTDAQKKDLARLLAEAKFLRGQYYFDLIRLFGDVPMKLKPTAATDDLQLPRTDRELVYDQVFKDMNEAIPDLPWASQKPVDERISKGAAKGMLARAALYRAGYSLRANELMERPAKYKDYYAITLKETKEVMESGEHVLNSSYEQIFRNHCKLILEPKESMYEVALYNLDGGLANSGVIGTWNAPVAADKNPYGRANSFYKTTALFQKSYATGDLRRDVAVGTYQLDVNAAKIEFTGTNDSKWAPGKWRRDWQNTGPKDLNNTDINWTLLRYSDILLMRAEAENEINEGPNSDAYLAVNMVRRRGFGKPLTTVNAAVDLPAGLNKDTFLAKLQTERAYELCFEGTRKSDLIRWNILGPSLRAAQAALKVYRAAYPYVAGTNFVDNKHELYPIPQGERDLNPKLSQNPKY